The proteins below are encoded in one region of Pseudomonas sp. SCB32:
- a CDS encoding phage tail protein, which produces MIKLRALTRFLIDRNLVQPEQIDSWAENVTLPLYWKPTEQGMHLGDMRYRAVIQIERLADNPARLMALVGSWLESNDPSRKDDALADPTFDIDQLDPDTADVELQLEFIEQQHLAESDDGEIEAFGKRWDFVPFDLWVAEDGRVTDGQTDR; this is translated from the coding sequence GTGATCAAGCTGCGCGCCCTCACCCGGTTCCTGATCGACCGCAACCTGGTGCAGCCGGAGCAGATCGACAGCTGGGCGGAAAACGTCACGCTGCCTCTGTACTGGAAGCCCACCGAACAGGGGATGCACCTGGGCGATATGCGCTATCGCGCGGTGATCCAGATCGAGCGCCTGGCAGACAACCCGGCCCGCCTGATGGCCCTGGTGGGCTCCTGGCTGGAATCGAACGATCCCAGCCGCAAGGACGACGCCCTGGCAGATCCCACTTTCGACATCGACCAGTTGGACCCGGATACCGCCGACGTCGAGCTGCAGCTGGAGTTCATCGAGCAGCAGCACCTGGCCGAGTCGGACGACGGCGAGATCGAGGCCTTCGGCAAGCGCTGGGACTTCGTGCCGTTCGACCTGTGGGTAGCCGAGGACGGGAGGGTCACCGATGGCCAGACCGACCGTTAG
- a CDS encoding head completion/stabilization protein, producing MSFSGKPTTLVDRAIPNDGFWPDLGVADFQTIYRLPAEYLEELLVEGLTTAMGEVNRDLAKRKTAWQAAGITSVENADPQLLPERGFYAAVYKRAVYCRAKAQLLQQFATVNRRAEAANLAKESPDTEAQFLSFSQQAVRLIQGRGRITAVLL from the coding sequence ATGAGCTTTTCCGGCAAACCCACCACCCTGGTGGATCGCGCTATCCCCAACGACGGCTTCTGGCCGGACCTGGGCGTGGCCGATTTTCAGACTATCTACCGCCTGCCGGCGGAGTACCTGGAGGAACTGCTCGTCGAAGGCCTCACCACCGCCATGGGCGAGGTCAACCGCGACCTGGCCAAACGCAAAACCGCCTGGCAGGCCGCTGGAATCACCAGCGTGGAGAACGCCGATCCGCAACTGCTGCCGGAGCGAGGTTTCTATGCCGCTGTTTACAAGCGTGCCGTGTACTGCCGCGCCAAAGCCCAGTTGCTGCAGCAGTTCGCCACCGTGAACCGCCGCGCCGAGGCCGCGAACCTCGCCAAGGAAAGCCCGGACACCGAAGCCCAGTTCCTCTCTTTCAGCCAGCAGGCCGTCCGCCTGATCCAGGGGCGCGGGCGCATTACGGCGGTGCTCCTGTGA
- the gpM gene encoding phage terminase small subunit, translating to MSLALAHKRRVLAGGSPTSSAAPAPTAYTAANALTSPANAQKHLQLMVAAMDQDLERISAINSREARQQLKRDELLPKYLDYVKRYLDSGLVYQNPVLVQVLVWLFDTVQFEAGLNLALICIEQGQALPERFTRDIPTFVADEVIDWAEAEQKAGRSPEPYLSQLLLYVDQDWYVPTFVPDWQVPKPWKLFERIPARFHKALGIQAMEQQQWALAIAHFQRAETLYPEIGVKTRREAAEKALRKQQAEQQGNATE from the coding sequence GTGAGCCTGGCCCTTGCCCACAAGCGCCGCGTCCTGGCTGGTGGCTCGCCCACCAGCTCGGCCGCGCCGGCGCCGACCGCGTACACCGCCGCCAACGCCCTGACCAGCCCGGCCAACGCCCAGAAGCACCTGCAGCTGATGGTTGCCGCCATGGACCAGGATCTGGAGCGCATCAGCGCGATCAACAGCCGCGAAGCCCGCCAGCAGCTGAAGCGCGACGAGCTGCTGCCCAAGTACCTGGACTATGTGAAGCGCTACCTCGACAGCGGCTTGGTGTACCAGAACCCGGTCCTGGTCCAGGTCCTGGTCTGGCTGTTCGACACCGTGCAGTTCGAGGCGGGGCTGAACCTCGCGCTGATCTGCATCGAGCAGGGCCAGGCGCTGCCGGAGCGCTTCACCCGCGACATCCCCACGTTCGTGGCGGATGAGGTGATCGACTGGGCCGAGGCCGAGCAGAAGGCCGGGCGCAGCCCGGAGCCGTATCTGTCGCAGCTGCTGCTCTATGTCGACCAAGACTGGTACGTCCCCACCTTCGTCCCCGATTGGCAAGTGCCGAAGCCCTGGAAGCTGTTCGAGCGCATCCCGGCTCGATTCCACAAGGCCCTGGGCATCCAGGCCATGGAGCAGCAGCAGTGGGCGCTGGCCATCGCGCACTTCCAGCGTGCGGAAACCCTTTACCCCGAGATCGGCGTGAAAACCCGCCGCGAGGCCGCCGAGAAGGCGCTGCGCAAGCAGCAGGCCGAGCAGCAGGGCAACGCCACCGAGTAA
- a CDS encoding phage major capsid protein, P2 family: MAQPLSPAAAERYAQLQVDIAETYGVQDSTRQFAVEPTITQELNDAITARADFLERINIVLVNEVKGEKVFIGVNGPVTGRTNTKNKDREAKDASGLDNTQYELQDTHSDVGLPYAKIDAWAKFPDFADRYSAAVLKRIAQDRIMIGFHGTHVAPDSDPVAYPKLQDVNKGWLQQAREQIPAQVLKEGKVAGKVTLGVGGDYANLDALVHDTKQMVDENLREDGDLIAIIGSDLLAADKAKLYAKQGDTPTEKERIESMQVIATYGGLLSFSVPNFPVNAVLVTSWDNLSIYIQGSSWRKQTVDNPKRSRVEDYNSRNEGYVIEQLEKFALTENVELLEA, translated from the coding sequence ATGGCCCAGCCATTGAGCCCCGCCGCCGCCGAACGTTACGCCCAACTGCAGGTCGACATCGCCGAAACCTACGGCGTCCAGGACTCGACCCGGCAGTTTGCTGTAGAGCCCACCATCACCCAGGAACTGAACGACGCGATCACCGCGCGCGCCGACTTCCTGGAGCGCATCAACATCGTGCTCGTCAACGAAGTGAAGGGCGAGAAGGTCTTCATCGGCGTGAACGGCCCGGTCACCGGCCGCACCAACACCAAGAACAAGGACCGCGAGGCGAAGGACGCCTCCGGCCTGGACAACACCCAGTACGAGCTGCAAGACACCCACTCCGACGTGGGTCTGCCCTACGCCAAGATCGACGCCTGGGCGAAGTTCCCCGACTTTGCTGACCGCTATTCGGCGGCCGTTCTAAAGCGTATCGCCCAGGACCGCATCATGATCGGCTTCCACGGCACCCACGTTGCTCCGGATTCCGATCCTGTGGCCTATCCGAAGCTCCAGGACGTGAACAAAGGCTGGCTGCAGCAGGCGCGCGAGCAGATCCCGGCGCAGGTGCTGAAGGAAGGCAAGGTCGCCGGTAAGGTCACCCTCGGCGTGGGCGGCGACTACGCCAACCTCGACGCCCTGGTGCATGACACCAAGCAGATGGTCGACGAGAACCTGCGCGAGGACGGCGACCTGATCGCCATCATCGGTAGCGACCTGCTGGCCGCCGACAAGGCGAAGCTGTACGCCAAGCAGGGCGACACCCCGACCGAGAAGGAGCGCATCGAGTCGATGCAGGTGATCGCCACCTACGGTGGTCTCCTGTCCTTCTCCGTGCCGAACTTCCCGGTGAACGCCGTGCTGGTCACCAGCTGGGACAACCTGTCGATCTACATCCAGGGCTCCAGCTGGCGTAAGCAGACCGTCGACAACCCGAAGCGCTCCCGCGTCGAGGACTACAACAGCCGCAACGAAGGTTACGTGATCGAGCAGCTGGAGAAGTTCGCGCTGACCGAAAACGTCGAGCTGCTGGAGGCCTGA
- a CDS encoding GPO family capsid scaffolding protein yields the protein MPRSLVSYWKRVATSGTTADGREITPQELRDIAETYKPSRYTAVIWCDHERWPGSHGTVFAVRLVEPADDPELEDDQVALEAQLKPNDKLLWLNDRGEKLFGSIEITPNFANSGKAYLTGLGVTDEPASLGTQELYFSRRTHKTAYFAASVELGALREPEAAPGESGLINALTAFFKRFATEALPSAPTPQTPTESTPPMDEATAKALKALLEQLLLVAAGIQAVIEPATAEVDDTENQDQVDSVDTAVQDIVDQAEQDRAFARRRQADKSVDARLAGIEKQFSQLLSTVQARQLPRTTGPAATQKKKVF from the coding sequence ATGCCCCGCTCCCTCGTCTCCTACTGGAAGCGCGTCGCCACCAGCGGCACCACCGCCGACGGCCGCGAGATCACGCCCCAGGAACTGCGTGATATCGCCGAGACCTACAAGCCGTCGCGCTACACCGCCGTGATCTGGTGCGACCACGAGCGCTGGCCGGGCTCCCACGGCACCGTGTTTGCCGTGCGCCTGGTCGAGCCTGCAGACGACCCAGAGCTGGAGGACGACCAGGTTGCGCTGGAAGCCCAGCTCAAGCCCAACGACAAGCTGCTGTGGCTCAACGACCGGGGCGAAAAACTGTTCGGCAGCATCGAGATCACCCCCAACTTTGCCAACTCCGGCAAGGCCTACCTGACCGGCCTGGGCGTCACCGACGAACCGGCCAGCCTCGGCACCCAGGAGCTGTACTTCTCCCGGCGGACCCACAAGACCGCCTACTTCGCTGCTTCTGTCGAGCTGGGCGCCCTGCGCGAGCCGGAAGCCGCCCCCGGCGAATCGGGCCTGATCAATGCCCTGACCGCCTTCTTCAAGCGCTTCGCCACCGAAGCCCTGCCGTCCGCCCCTACCCCGCAAACCCCAACCGAGAGCACACCCCCAATGGATGAAGCCACCGCGAAAGCGTTGAAGGCCCTGCTGGAACAATTACTGCTCGTCGCCGCCGGTATCCAGGCCGTGATTGAGCCGGCGACCGCCGAAGTCGACGACACCGAGAACCAGGACCAGGTCGACAGCGTTGACACCGCCGTGCAGGACATCGTCGACCAGGCCGAACAAGATCGCGCGTTCGCGCGCCGTCGCCAGGCCGACAAAAGCGTCGACGCCCGCCTGGCGGGTATCGAAAAGCAGTTCAGCCAACTGCTGAGCACCGTGCAGGCACGTCAACTGCCGCGCACCACCGGCCCGGCCGCCACCCAGAAAAAGAAGGTGTTCTGA
- a CDS encoding terminase large subunit domain-containing protein, protein MPYSIEVKETAKRLYLRRCKPREIQAQLGLPNVRIVYYWIAKGGWDEMLTDEEPLAAVSRRITLLLEKPETLSKGELDELDRLTTLRERLQKQAAKPAPWAEPDAAAVPREGGREGERQGRRERGERGERGGGKRREKKPKNDVSALTELDFLEKFTSTMYGYQQELHQAKQNPLTCRIRNVLKSRQVGLTYYFAAEAFMDAVLTGDNQIFLSASRAQSEIFRSYIVAFAANWFDLELTGNPIVLSKDGKPWAELRFLSTNSSTAQGHHGHVYIDEYFWIRDFEKLNTVASAMATHKKWRKTYFSTPSAVTHQAYPFWTGEEFRNSKRGKRGGGTWPSDAQIHAGALCPDGQWRKVITIEDAIAGGCDLFDIDQLRLENDDDRFDQLYMCKFIDSTQSAFGLADLERCYSDLGLWTDYDPDDPRPFGNSPVWLGYDPSRTRDDATCVVVAPPLEPGGKFRILEKHSWRGHSFTYQASQVEKLCERFNVQHIGIDITGVGYGVFDLVRDFYPRATPIHYSLEAKNTLVLKAQDTIQGSRIEWDAGWTEIAQAFLSIKRGTTASGQITYSASRTEATGHADVAWAVMHALAHEPLNTNKRRRSRYALSTQSSHGQTKKPAAKTATTAAHAGVLVRRPRGGADAEYRAIPRRLRQRQRAHLHAAGVPRRLGQTAARERAPRRHPQVQAQPAAA, encoded by the coding sequence ATGCCCTACTCCATCGAAGTCAAAGAAACCGCCAAGCGCCTCTATCTGCGCCGCTGCAAACCGCGCGAGATCCAGGCGCAGCTCGGCCTGCCAAACGTCCGCATCGTCTATTACTGGATCGCCAAAGGCGGCTGGGACGAGATGCTGACGGACGAGGAGCCGCTGGCCGCTGTCAGCCGGCGGATCACCTTGCTCCTGGAGAAGCCCGAGACCCTGAGTAAGGGCGAGCTGGACGAGCTGGACCGCCTGACCACGCTGCGCGAGCGCCTGCAGAAGCAGGCGGCCAAGCCGGCGCCCTGGGCGGAGCCGGATGCAGCCGCGGTGCCGCGCGAGGGCGGCAGGGAAGGGGAGCGCCAAGGCCGCCGTGAGCGGGGTGAAAGAGGGGAACGCGGGGGCGGCAAGCGCAGGGAGAAGAAGCCGAAGAACGACGTCAGCGCGCTGACCGAGCTGGACTTCCTGGAGAAGTTCACCTCGACCATGTACGGCTACCAGCAGGAGCTGCACCAGGCCAAGCAAAATCCCCTGACGTGCCGGATCCGCAACGTCCTGAAATCGCGCCAGGTAGGCCTGACCTACTACTTCGCCGCCGAGGCGTTCATGGATGCGGTATTGACGGGGGATAACCAGATCTTCCTGTCCGCCAGTCGCGCCCAGTCCGAGATCTTCCGCAGCTACATCGTGGCGTTCGCCGCCAACTGGTTCGACCTGGAGCTGACCGGAAATCCCATCGTGCTCAGCAAGGACGGCAAACCGTGGGCCGAGCTGCGCTTCCTGTCGACCAACAGCAGCACCGCCCAGGGCCACCATGGGCACGTCTACATCGACGAATACTTCTGGATTCGGGACTTCGAGAAGCTGAACACCGTGGCCAGTGCGATGGCCACCCACAAAAAGTGGCGGAAGACCTACTTCTCGACACCCAGCGCCGTCACCCACCAGGCCTACCCGTTCTGGACGGGGGAGGAGTTCCGCAACAGCAAGCGCGGCAAGCGGGGCGGTGGCACCTGGCCGAGCGACGCGCAGATCCACGCCGGCGCGCTCTGCCCGGATGGCCAATGGCGCAAGGTGATCACCATCGAGGACGCCATTGCCGGTGGATGCGATCTGTTCGACATCGACCAGCTGCGCCTGGAAAACGATGACGATCGTTTCGACCAGCTCTACATGTGCAAATTCATCGACAGCACACAGAGCGCCTTCGGCCTGGCCGACCTGGAGCGGTGTTATTCCGACCTCGGGCTATGGACCGACTACGACCCGGACGATCCGCGCCCGTTCGGCAATTCGCCGGTGTGGCTCGGCTACGACCCCAGCCGCACGCGCGACGATGCTACCTGTGTGGTGGTGGCGCCGCCGCTGGAGCCCGGCGGGAAGTTCCGCATCCTGGAGAAACACAGCTGGCGGGGGCACTCCTTCACCTACCAGGCCAGCCAGGTAGAGAAGCTGTGCGAGCGCTTCAACGTGCAGCACATCGGGATCGACATCACTGGCGTGGGCTACGGCGTGTTCGACCTGGTGCGCGACTTCTACCCGCGCGCGACCCCGATCCACTACAGCCTGGAAGCCAAGAACACCCTGGTGCTCAAAGCCCAGGACACGATCCAGGGCAGTCGCATCGAGTGGGACGCCGGCTGGACGGAGATCGCCCAGGCCTTCCTGTCGATCAAGCGCGGCACCACCGCCAGCGGCCAGATCACCTACAGCGCATCCCGCACCGAAGCCACCGGCCACGCCGACGTGGCCTGGGCGGTCATGCACGCGCTGGCCCATGAACCCCTCAACACCAACAAGCGGCGCCGCAGCCGCTACGCACTGAGCACCCAGAGCAGCCATGGCCAAACGAAGAAACCAGCAGCAAAAACCGCCACGACAGCAGCCCACGCGGGCGTTCTCGTTCGGCGCCCCCGAGGCGGTGCTGACGCAGAATATCGGGCAATACCTCGGCGTCTTCGCCAGCGACAACGGGCGCATCTACACGCCGCCGGTGTCCCGCGTCGGCTTGGCCAGACTGCTGCGCGCGAACGCGCACCACGGCGCCATCCCCAAGTTCAAGCGCAACCTGCTGCTGCGTGA
- a CDS encoding phage portal protein, with protein MYTPPVSRVGLARLLRANAHHGAIPKFKRNLLLRDFLPSAGCSTQMMGRAGLDYMVFGEAYFYRRENAFGQVLELEHLPAINMRVKVDGGYVMLLPDGKELEFEAGEIEHVMDYDVEQNIYGVPDYLGGLQALLLNEAATLFRRRYYANGAHAGYIFYTNDPDLTEEDEEELRAQISASKGVGNFRSMFVNIPGGSEKAIQIIPVGDFQAKDELEKVKNITRNDIIAAWRMNPALAGIIPENVGGFGDIEKIDRVYTDNEMRPIYQLFLQVNEALREDRRIGFREA; from the coding sequence ATCTACACGCCGCCGGTGTCCCGCGTCGGCTTGGCCAGACTGCTGCGCGCGAACGCGCACCACGGCGCCATCCCCAAGTTCAAGCGCAACCTGCTGCTGCGTGACTTCCTGCCGTCTGCCGGCTGCAGCACGCAGATGATGGGGCGCGCAGGCCTGGACTACATGGTGTTCGGGGAGGCGTACTTCTACCGGCGAGAAAACGCCTTCGGCCAGGTCCTGGAGCTGGAGCACCTGCCGGCGATCAACATGCGGGTGAAGGTCGACGGCGGCTACGTGATGTTGTTGCCAGACGGGAAAGAGCTCGAATTCGAGGCCGGCGAGATCGAGCACGTCATGGACTACGACGTGGAGCAGAACATCTACGGAGTGCCCGACTACCTGGGCGGCCTGCAGGCGCTGCTGCTCAACGAGGCCGCCACGCTGTTCCGGCGCCGCTACTACGCCAACGGCGCCCACGCGGGCTACATCTTCTACACCAACGACCCGGACCTGACCGAGGAGGACGAGGAGGAGCTGCGCGCGCAGATCAGCGCGAGCAAGGGCGTGGGCAACTTCCGGTCGATGTTCGTGAATATCCCGGGCGGCAGCGAGAAGGCGATTCAGATCATCCCGGTCGGGGACTTCCAGGCCAAGGACGAGCTGGAAAAGGTGAAGAACATCACCCGCAACGACATCATCGCGGCGTGGCGAATGAACCCGGCGCTGGCCGGCATCATTCCGGAGAATGTCGGGGGCTTCGGTGACATCGAGAAGATCGACAGGGTGTACACGGACAACGAAATGCGCCCGATCTACCAGCTGTTCCTGCAGGTCAACGAAGCGCTACGCGAGGACCGGCGTATAGGATTCCGGGAGGCATAG
- a CDS encoding ogr/Delta-like zinc finger family protein: MRIYCKECGGKARIGSRDEVTLEFVRLYCGCLDPRCGHTFVMNLTYSHALRPAAGDVDQLLFDRLRQLPLAKQRQLFDQLGALP, from the coding sequence ATGCGGATCTACTGCAAGGAGTGTGGGGGCAAGGCCCGGATTGGCTCCAGGGACGAGGTGACGCTGGAGTTCGTCCGGCTGTATTGCGGTTGTCTCGATCCACGGTGTGGCCACACCTTCGTCATGAACCTGACTTACTCACATGCGCTTCGTCCTGCGGCGGGGGACGTCGATCAGTTGCTGTTCGACCGTCTCCGCCAGTTGCCCCTGGCGAAACAGCGGCAACTGTTCGATCAGCTTGGCGCGCTGCCCTGA
- the csrA gene encoding carbon storage regulator CsrA, with translation MLILTRRIGETIRIGDDIEVTVLGIKGNQVRIGVTAPGSVDVHRQEVYERIRSTTASLTPALQD, from the coding sequence ATGCTGATTCTGACCCGCCGTATCGGCGAAACCATCCGCATCGGTGACGACATCGAGGTCACCGTACTGGGCATCAAGGGCAACCAGGTGCGCATTGGCGTCACCGCGCCGGGCTCTGTCGATGTTCACCGCCAGGAAGTCTACGAGCGCATTCGTAGCACTACGGCGTCGCTCACACCTGCCCTGCAGGACTGA
- a CDS encoding toprim domain-containing protein — protein sequence MNFEDIYRLDVIQALENDHQLDFKDIGEKYLQKGLCPNCGHRTLYIGCKQPYVLACNRQNECRYTEKTRERYSYLFENLSERFPRTEANPTATADAYLQRNRGFDTSKMPGWYTQERRKLADESWGDTVRFQLCDGYWERLIDARAVERNDGAKAGIKYGMSYKGQGWVPPGLTFDKGCRVYVVEGIFHAIALTLAGYKAIAAISCNNFPWQIIEAHKEKLITWCIALDNDKAGRSVVPKYLAQLRKMKEIGWVALGDPDRDWDDVYRDGQLDDAYLQEACYQGRLFCATTPMKKAYLLYLKKRTGFFLVEFGSCLYSARVNLTELQKDIEGDDIEGHQPEFAKHTTITEVANCVPRFEYIERDAVTGEQRFFFSFDFPNARRSCREALPPSSVNDPRNFAKALIEKTPFGTFEGGEKVLAMLRKEWQRDARTVRTLPYIGFDDDTAAYCYPSFGYHKGQEIMNNEHGYLEVSGDGLKTSVRSMAVVRGGDFDPEWFADFMAVFGLNGLAALAWWTGSLFAQQIRAAQASWPFLELTGDAGAGKSTLLRFLWMLVGRRNEEGIKPSGSGASAIGLLRAMAAVSNLPVVLLESDKTTTDAMGREVVVQYNWEEIKALFDYNAKLRVTGVKSTNADTEALLFRGSICISQNSKVEGHEAIITRIVYLHMTRAHHSPALKPLAQRLRGMEVEDVAGFLRAALCDERGWLERYFAAFAHYEQRFQAIQGVEHSRIVQCHAQVMAAAKATQALFPAWTDNALESLAKHLEGCALERQQCIGAENKSAAQFWQIYHFLNEDVVTITEKGETREEIRERLNHSNDRDLIAINLEHFQQACRHAGMEVLPAVTLRRVLPLSTTHRFIEVRKVRSKLEKRPLNCWVFAKRGKE from the coding sequence ATGAACTTCGAGGACATCTACCGGCTAGACGTGATCCAGGCCCTGGAGAACGACCACCAGCTGGACTTCAAGGACATCGGCGAGAAGTACCTACAGAAGGGGCTCTGCCCCAACTGCGGCCACCGCACCCTGTACATCGGCTGCAAACAGCCGTATGTCCTGGCGTGTAACCGGCAGAACGAGTGCCGCTATACCGAGAAAACCCGCGAGCGCTACAGCTACCTGTTCGAAAACCTTAGCGAGCGCTTCCCCCGGACCGAGGCCAACCCGACCGCCACTGCTGACGCCTACCTGCAGCGTAACCGTGGCTTCGACACTAGCAAGATGCCGGGCTGGTATACCCAGGAGCGTCGCAAGCTTGCCGACGAGAGCTGGGGTGACACCGTCCGTTTCCAACTCTGCGACGGCTACTGGGAGCGCCTGATCGACGCCCGAGCCGTTGAACGCAACGACGGCGCGAAGGCCGGCATCAAATACGGCATGAGCTACAAGGGGCAAGGCTGGGTGCCGCCAGGCCTCACCTTCGACAAAGGCTGCCGGGTCTACGTGGTGGAAGGGATCTTCCACGCCATTGCCCTGACCCTGGCTGGCTACAAGGCTATCGCCGCCATCAGCTGCAACAACTTCCCCTGGCAAATCATCGAGGCCCACAAAGAAAAGCTGATCACCTGGTGCATCGCCCTGGACAACGACAAGGCTGGGCGCTCCGTAGTGCCCAAGTACCTGGCGCAGCTCCGCAAGATGAAGGAAATCGGCTGGGTAGCGCTCGGCGACCCTGACCGTGACTGGGACGACGTGTACCGCGACGGGCAGTTGGATGATGCCTATTTGCAGGAAGCCTGCTACCAGGGCCGCCTGTTCTGCGCCACTACGCCGATGAAAAAGGCCTACCTGCTGTACCTGAAGAAGCGCACCGGCTTCTTCCTGGTGGAGTTCGGCAGCTGCCTGTATTCGGCGCGGGTGAACCTCACCGAGCTGCAGAAAGACATCGAAGGCGACGACATCGAGGGCCACCAGCCCGAGTTCGCCAAGCACACCACCATCACCGAGGTAGCCAACTGCGTGCCGCGCTTCGAGTACATCGAGCGCGATGCGGTCACTGGCGAACAGCGCTTCTTCTTCAGCTTCGATTTTCCCAACGCCCGCCGCAGCTGCCGCGAAGCGTTGCCGCCCAGTTCGGTGAACGACCCGCGCAACTTCGCCAAGGCCCTGATCGAGAAAACCCCCTTCGGCACCTTCGAAGGGGGCGAGAAGGTGCTGGCCATGCTCCGCAAAGAGTGGCAACGCGACGCCCGCACCGTGCGCACCTTGCCTTACATCGGCTTCGACGACGACACCGCCGCCTACTGCTACCCCAGCTTCGGCTATCACAAAGGACAAGAAATCATGAACAACGAGCATGGCTATCTGGAGGTGAGTGGCGATGGTCTGAAAACCTCTGTACGCAGCATGGCCGTAGTGCGGGGTGGTGACTTCGATCCGGAGTGGTTCGCTGACTTCATGGCGGTGTTCGGCCTCAACGGCCTGGCGGCACTGGCCTGGTGGACTGGCTCGCTGTTCGCCCAGCAGATCCGGGCGGCACAGGCATCTTGGCCATTCCTGGAGTTAACCGGCGATGCCGGCGCGGGCAAATCCACCCTGCTGCGCTTCCTCTGGATGCTGGTCGGTCGGCGCAATGAGGAAGGCATCAAGCCCAGCGGTAGCGGCGCCTCGGCCATCGGTCTGCTGCGCGCCATGGCTGCCGTCAGCAACCTGCCGGTGGTGCTGCTGGAGTCAGACAAGACCACCACTGACGCCATGGGCCGCGAGGTGGTGGTTCAGTACAACTGGGAGGAAATCAAGGCGTTGTTCGACTACAACGCCAAGCTGCGCGTGACCGGCGTCAAGAGCACCAATGCCGACACCGAGGCACTGCTGTTCCGCGGGTCCATCTGCATCTCGCAGAACTCCAAAGTGGAAGGGCATGAGGCGATCATCACCCGCATCGTCTACCTGCACATGACCCGCGCCCACCACAGCCCGGCACTCAAGCCACTGGCCCAACGACTACGCGGGATGGAGGTGGAGGACGTGGCCGGCTTCCTGCGCGCCGCGCTGTGCGACGAGCGAGGTTGGCTGGAACGCTACTTCGCCGCTTTCGCCCACTACGAGCAGCGCTTCCAGGCCATCCAAGGCGTTGAGCACAGCCGGATCGTGCAATGCCACGCCCAGGTGATGGCCGCAGCCAAGGCCACCCAGGCGCTGTTCCCGGCCTGGACTGACAACGCCCTGGAATCCCTGGCCAAGCACCTGGAAGGCTGCGCCCTGGAGCGGCAGCAGTGCATTGGGGCGGAGAACAAAAGCGCAGCGCAGTTCTGGCAGATCTACCACTTCCTGAACGAGGACGTGGTGACGATCACCGAGAAGGGCGAAACCCGTGAAGAAATCCGCGAGCGCCTGAACCACAGCAATGATCGCGACCTGATCGCCATCAACCTGGAGCACTTCCAGCAGGCCTGCCGCCACGCAGGGATGGAGGTACTCCCCGCCGTCACCCTCCGCCGCGTACTGCCGCTGAGCACCACCCACCGCTTTATCGAAGTGCGCAAGGTGCGCTCCAAGCTGGAGAAGCGCCCCCTCAACTGCTGGGTGTTCGCCAAGCGGGGGAAGGAGTGA
- a CDS encoding DNA-binding transcriptional regulator yields MDFADKLKAIRSREGLTQKEFGDLAGISINSMKKYESSAFEMGYGALTKVLQHPRFMKYALWLMTDTVAPECGQVSPVQ; encoded by the coding sequence ATGGATTTTGCGGACAAGCTGAAAGCCATTCGCAGCCGTGAAGGGCTTACCCAAAAGGAATTTGGTGATCTCGCTGGCATCAGTATCAACTCGATGAAGAAGTACGAGTCGTCTGCCTTCGAGATGGGATACGGCGCACTCACGAAAGTGCTTCAACACCCTCGATTCATGAAGTACGCACTCTGGTTGATGACGGACACCGTTGCGCCTGAATGCGGCCAGGTCAGCCCGGTGCAATGA
- a CDS encoding helix-turn-helix domain-containing protein: MLLADRLKAVRTREKVTQAVLCEEVGLSISTLKKYESNLRIEISLVSLQKIVAHPRYRKYALWLLTGDVSALSEQVSPL, translated from the coding sequence ATGCTGCTTGCGGACCGATTGAAGGCCGTAAGGACCAGGGAAAAGGTCACCCAGGCGGTTCTGTGCGAGGAGGTGGGGCTTTCGATTAGCACCCTCAAAAAGTATGAGTCGAACCTGCGCATTGAGATCAGCCTGGTGTCGCTCCAGAAGATCGTCGCGCACCCTCGCTATCGGAAATACGCACTGTGGCTCCTGACTGGGGATGTCAGTGCTCTTTCTGAACAGGTCAGCCCTCTGTAA